The proteins below come from a single Deinococcus multiflagellatus genomic window:
- a CDS encoding TlpA family protein disulfide reductase, translating to MTPDRPPPLWKRLLPPLLAAGLATSLAVALLNPARNATSGGPLVGRPAPDFTLESLDGVDVRLAALKGRPVVLNFWASWCAPCREEAPLFRELSERQTAGRGLAVIGILFQEPKEANARTFIREFALAYPNLRDPKSATAINYGVAGIPETVFIDRQGVIQFMDRGGLTRERLNMGLETIGVPGL from the coding sequence GTGACGCCCGACCGGCCCCCTCCCCTGTGGAAGCGCCTGCTGCCCCCCCTTCTTGCGGCCGGGCTCGCCACCAGTTTGGCCGTGGCGCTGCTGAACCCCGCCCGGAACGCCACGTCCGGTGGCCCTCTCGTGGGGCGACCGGCTCCAGACTTCACCTTGGAAAGCCTGGATGGGGTTGATGTTCGCCTCGCCGCCCTCAAAGGCCGACCGGTCGTGTTGAATTTCTGGGCGTCGTGGTGCGCGCCCTGCCGGGAGGAAGCGCCCCTGTTCCGCGAGTTGAGTGAGCGGCAAACAGCGGGCAGGGGCCTCGCCGTGATCGGGATTCTCTTTCAGGAGCCCAAAGAGGCCAACGCCCGCACGTTCATCCGTGAGTTCGCGCTGGCCTACCCCAACCTGCGGGACCCGAAATCTGCGACCGCCATCAACTATGGGGTGGCGGGCATTCCAGAAACGGTCTTCATCGATCGGCAGGGGGTCATCCAGTTCATGGACCGGGGCGGCCTCACCCGCGAGCGATTGAACATGGGCCTGGAGACCATCGGCGTGCCTGGCCTCTGA
- a CDS encoding response regulator transcription factor, with protein MKKVLVVDDEPSVRKVAAAYLEREGFQVQIAADGLDGLRQAEAGGLALVVLDVMLPLMNGLEVCKRIRASSNVPVVLLTARGEEFDRVLGLELGADDYVVKPFSPRELVARVKAILRRSAGESAPLPVVYEDLRIDPVARMASLAGQILELSALEFDLLHELAKFPGRVFTRNELITRVWGEDFPGVDRVVDVHMVSLRRHLGESGQSPRFIQAVRGVGYRFGRAG; from the coding sequence ATGAAAAAGGTGCTGGTGGTGGATGACGAACCGAGCGTCCGCAAGGTGGCTGCGGCGTACCTGGAACGTGAAGGATTCCAAGTCCAGATCGCCGCAGATGGTCTGGATGGTCTGCGGCAGGCCGAAGCTGGTGGGTTGGCGCTCGTGGTGCTGGACGTGATGCTGCCCCTGATGAACGGCTTGGAAGTCTGCAAACGCATTCGGGCATCTTCCAACGTGCCGGTCGTTCTGCTCACTGCCCGGGGAGAAGAGTTTGACCGGGTGCTTGGCCTGGAACTCGGCGCGGACGATTACGTGGTCAAGCCGTTCAGCCCTCGGGAACTGGTGGCCAGGGTCAAAGCCATCCTGCGCCGGAGCGCAGGTGAATCTGCTCCGCTCCCCGTCGTGTACGAGGACTTGCGAATTGATCCGGTCGCCCGTATGGCCAGCCTGGCGGGTCAAATTTTAGAGTTGAGCGCGCTGGAATTTGATCTTTTGCACGAATTGGCGAAGTTTCCCGGGCGGGTCTTTACGCGCAACGAGTTGATCACCCGCGTGTGGGGTGAGGACTTTCCGGGAGTCGACCGGGTCGTGGATGTCCATATGGTCAGCTTGCGGCGGCACCTGGGTGAATCCGGACAATCCCCCCGCTTCATCCAGGCGGTGCGGGGGGTGGGGTACCGCTTTGGCCGCGCCGGGTAG
- a CDS encoding sensor histidine kinase → MGLRAKLLASYLAVIALAATTMIVVAELTAPLFYKGHIEEMVQMFGITDIPEMRRQLSQGFTGAFGSALVVASTVTLFVALIVSAFVSRQILRSVQRVSHASTRIAAGHYSERLPEMGRDELGELTSSFNRMAEALEATEARRRELIGTVAHELRTPLTGMRGLTEGLLDGVFRIEEAGPDIIREIRRLERLTQDLSLVTQAEAGVIPVVPVPVSLAAQAHTACTQFERPFANKNLTLTLDVIQDVQVVADPDRLTQVLVNLLSNALRHTHHGGVTVCVREDGRSGRVDVEDTGEGITPEDLPHVFERFYRSDKSRARDAHESVGAGVGLTVSRHLIEAMGGTVRVISTPGQGTSFSVHLPLATPRDGEVRPARPA, encoded by the coding sequence ATGGGGTTACGCGCCAAGCTGCTGGCGTCGTATCTGGCGGTGATCGCGCTGGCCGCGACCACCATGATCGTGGTCGCGGAGTTGACCGCGCCACTCTTCTACAAGGGGCACATCGAGGAGATGGTGCAGATGTTCGGCATCACTGACATTCCCGAAATGCGCCGTCAGCTCTCCCAGGGGTTCACCGGCGCGTTCGGGAGTGCGCTGGTGGTGGCGAGCACCGTGACCCTGTTCGTGGCGCTGATCGTGAGTGCCTTTGTCAGCCGTCAGATTCTGCGGTCTGTACAGCGCGTCAGTCACGCGAGCACCCGCATCGCGGCCGGGCACTACTCGGAGCGCCTGCCGGAAATGGGCCGCGATGAACTGGGAGAACTGACCAGCAGCTTCAACCGCATGGCTGAAGCGCTCGAAGCGACCGAGGCCCGCCGGCGCGAGCTGATCGGCACCGTCGCGCATGAGCTGCGTACTCCCCTGACTGGCATGCGCGGACTGACTGAGGGCCTACTCGACGGGGTGTTCCGGATCGAGGAGGCCGGGCCGGACATCATCAGGGAGATCCGGCGCCTGGAGCGGCTCACCCAGGACCTGTCACTCGTTACGCAGGCGGAGGCGGGGGTGATTCCTGTTGTGCCGGTGCCTGTGTCACTCGCCGCGCAGGCCCACACCGCCTGCACCCAGTTCGAACGGCCGTTCGCAAACAAGAACCTGACCCTCACGCTGGACGTGATTCAGGATGTTCAGGTGGTCGCCGACCCGGACCGGTTGACGCAGGTGCTGGTGAACCTGCTGTCCAACGCCCTGCGTCACACGCATCATGGCGGCGTGACTGTCTGCGTGCGCGAGGATGGAAGGTCCGGCCGGGTGGACGTGGAGGACACCGGAGAAGGCATCACCCCAGAGGATCTGCCGCACGTGTTTGAACGTTTCTACCGCTCGGACAAGTCCCGCGCGCGGGACGCGCACGAAAGCGTGGGGGCTGGTGTGGGCCTGACCGTGTCGCGGCACCTGATTGAAGCGATGGGCGGCACGGTTCGGGTGATCAGTACGCCCGGGCAAGGCACATCCTTCAGCGTGCACCTGCCGCTTGCCACGCCGAGGGACGGGGAGGTCCGACCTGCCCGTCCGGCGTGA
- a CDS encoding heavy-metal-associated domain-containing protein: protein MTRIEFTVRDMSCTACVMTLEGLEDDVRGVLQVKADYRRQRLTVEYDDAQVTAEEIAAAVRALGYEPQPWRGRDPH, encoded by the coding sequence ATGACACGAATTGAGTTCACAGTGCGGGACATGAGCTGCACCGCCTGCGTGATGACCCTCGAAGGCTTGGAAGATGACGTCCGGGGAGTGCTTCAGGTGAAAGCCGACTACCGGCGCCAGCGCCTGACAGTCGAGTACGACGACGCGCAGGTCACCGCTGAGGAGATCGCGGCGGCCGTGCGTGCGCTGGGGTACGAACCGCAGCCCTGGCGGGGACGTGACCCGCATTGA
- a CDS encoding sulfite exporter TauE/SafE family protein — protein MQGKPATVEGESWRAGPFPRAAVSTDVMRWPTASHLPIPFVSFEVHVIDVVVPFVTGLTAGGLSCLAVQGGLLSTSIAQRVEHDQRQAAQRRASAEPIAVFLLAKLIAYTLLGALLGALGSFLALTPTMQAALQLAVGVFMIGNALRLLDVHPVFRFFAIQPPRAVTRLIRQRSKRSGDAATPAFLGALTVLIPCGVTQTMMALAISTGDAWSGATVMFAFTLGASPLFFTLAYLATQIGQRLERVFLRLVAGVSLVLGVYALTGALALLGVSGSLQAIAKPAPAQTRPVAASDTLELQVIDRGYAPDVLYAKAGVPVTLTLVTQNSYGCARAFTIPRLGVREILPETGRVVVQLPPQGPGSLQFACSMGMYGGQIQFQ, from the coding sequence ATGCAGGGCAAGCCAGCCACCGTCGAGGGTGAGTCCTGGCGTGCTGGGCCGTTCCCACGTGCGGCCGTCAGCACTGATGTCATGCGCTGGCCAACAGCCAGCCATCTCCCCATACCGTTCGTCTCCTTTGAGGTTCATGTGATTGATGTCGTTGTACCGTTCGTGACTGGTTTGACCGCGGGAGGCCTGAGTTGCCTGGCGGTGCAGGGTGGGCTGCTCAGTACGTCCATCGCGCAGCGGGTGGAACACGATCAGCGGCAGGCCGCCCAGCGCAGGGCGAGCGCTGAACCGATCGCGGTGTTCCTGCTGGCCAAACTGATCGCGTACACGCTGCTGGGCGCCCTGCTGGGCGCGCTGGGGTCGTTCCTGGCGCTGACGCCCACCATGCAGGCCGCGTTGCAGCTGGCGGTGGGTGTCTTCATGATCGGGAACGCCCTGCGGCTGCTGGACGTCCACCCGGTCTTCCGGTTCTTCGCCATTCAGCCACCCAGGGCAGTGACGCGCCTGATCCGCCAGCGGTCGAAACGTTCCGGGGACGCGGCCACGCCCGCCTTCCTCGGGGCCCTGACGGTGCTGATTCCGTGCGGGGTGACACAGACGATGATGGCGCTGGCCATCAGCACCGGGGACGCCTGGAGCGGCGCGACCGTGATGTTCGCATTCACCCTCGGCGCATCCCCGCTGTTCTTCACCCTGGCGTACCTCGCAACGCAGATCGGACAGCGGCTGGAACGGGTGTTCCTGCGTCTGGTGGCGGGGGTGTCACTGGTGCTCGGCGTGTACGCCCTGACCGGCGCGCTGGCGCTGCTCGGTGTTTCCGGTTCCCTTCAGGCGATCGCCAAGCCAGCCCCGGCGCAGACGCGCCCGGTGGCCGCCTCGGACACCCTTGAACTCCAGGTGATCGACCGCGGGTACGCCCCGGACGTGCTGTATGCCAAGGCGGGTGTACCCGTCACCCTGACGCTCGTGACCCAGAATTCGTACGGGTGCGCGCGGGCTTTCACCATTCCACGGCTGGGCGTGCGGGAAATCCTGCCGGAAACAGGCCGGGTGGTCGTGCAGCTGCCTCCTCAGGGCCCAGGGAGCCTCCAATTTGCATGCTCGATGGGCATGTACGGCGGGCAGATTCAATTCCAGTAA
- the lepB gene encoding signal peptidase I produces the protein MWKDLLRPLALALIVTQLIATLVSVSGLSMMPTLRDRERVFIPKYETWLHKAGLGTFARGDIIVFKPSRDVAAAAPRGPGRTAGWWTCRPSLIKRVVGLPGDRVRIQGVETFINGRKLDSRWATTYWQEQGCWDTQSDLANGTPPGAAPANPVTLTVPAGQYFVLGDNRTMSGREDSRLFGTVPLRDIAGRATAVVWPVTRKVNAQFDCAGKRVAALDGSTVRNWRLLQPPQSIVTFGAARPQWPHLRVPVTGQALTENRTQPEPAALLTLNSGRVGSHAGQASHRRG, from the coding sequence TTGTGGAAGGATCTGCTGCGGCCCCTCGCGTTGGCTCTGATTGTCACGCAGCTGATCGCGACGCTGGTCAGCGTGAGTGGCTTGAGCATGATGCCGACGCTGCGTGACCGGGAGCGGGTGTTCATTCCTAAATACGAAACGTGGCTGCACAAGGCCGGCCTGGGCACCTTCGCGCGTGGGGACATCATCGTCTTCAAACCGTCCCGCGACGTTGCCGCGGCGGCACCTAGAGGCCCAGGGAGGACGGCGGGCTGGTGGACGTGCCGGCCGTCCCTGATCAAACGGGTGGTCGGCCTTCCCGGAGACCGCGTGCGTATCCAGGGAGTGGAGACGTTCATCAACGGCCGGAAACTGGATTCCCGCTGGGCCACCACGTACTGGCAGGAACAGGGCTGCTGGGACACGCAAAGCGACCTGGCCAACGGGACGCCCCCCGGTGCTGCGCCAGCGAACCCGGTCACGCTGACGGTCCCGGCCGGTCAGTACTTCGTGCTGGGAGACAACCGCACAATGAGCGGCAGGGAGGATTCACGTCTGTTCGGCACGGTGCCGCTCCGTGACATTGCCGGGCGGGCCACGGCGGTCGTGTGGCCCGTCACCCGGAAGGTGAACGCGCAGTTCGACTGCGCCGGGAAGCGGGTCGCGGCCCTGGACGGCTCCACCGTGCGGAACTGGCGGCTCCTTCAACCTCCGCAGAGCATCGTGACGTTCGGAGCCGCGCGGCCCCAGTGGCCTCACCTGCGCGTGCCCGTGACAGGTCAGGCGCTCACCGAAAACCGGACGCAACCCGAACCGGCTGCTTTACTGACACTTAACAGTGGCCGGGTAGGATCCCATGCAGGGCAAGCCAGCCACCGTCGAGGGTGA
- a CDS encoding class I SAM-dependent methyltransferase, whose translation MLGLAVGTGATFTHYPATLRHLTAMDVSGAMLHDAHVKFLTVPFPVRLMQGDVQTLPFGDASFDTVVSSLGCCGIPDPARLFAEVQHVLRPGGQFLALEHVRPPHRLLAAVADTIDPVFDRLIGCHPNRPTVDLLHDAGFHVTVLEQRLGGILVTLHATPASGNAHLVRAGAP comes from the coding sequence GTGCTGGGACTCGCCGTCGGGACCGGCGCGACGTTCACGCATTACCCCGCCACGCTCCGGCACCTGACGGCCATGGACGTGAGCGGCGCGATGCTGCATGATGCGCACGTCAAATTCCTGACCGTGCCGTTCCCGGTGCGTCTGATGCAGGGCGACGTGCAGACTCTGCCGTTCGGGGACGCCAGCTTCGACACGGTCGTCAGTTCCCTCGGGTGCTGCGGCATCCCGGACCCGGCGCGACTCTTCGCGGAAGTGCAGCACGTGCTGCGTCCCGGCGGGCAATTCCTGGCGCTGGAGCACGTCCGTCCGCCCCACCGTTTGCTGGCGGCGGTCGCGGACACCATCGACCCCGTGTTCGACCGCCTGATCGGCTGCCACCCGAACCGGCCGACCGTGGACCTCCTGCATGATGCGGGGTTTCACGTGACAGTCCTTGAACAGCGTCTGGGCGGGATTCTGGTGACCCTCCACGCCACCCCCGCCTCCGGGAATGCCCATCTGGTTCGTGCAGGTGCTCCGTGA
- a CDS encoding WD40/YVTN/BNR-like repeat-containing protein, with protein sequence MKRTLTLLAALAVTMAGAHGSDSNAVGQLRARDAHALLWLPDGRLLFGHHDGVQVSSDRGVTWKPLLDKPNFDAMNLQLAGDQIVLAGHDVYATSPDGKRWTARTAKGLGGTDLHGYAVDPSNARRHYAWEAATGLHGSADGGRTWKRLSARHLPPGVTGIAAGAKGNLYALTASRGLWQSRNGGQTFTALRTPEQPLAVTVAADGALWVGGKTGVWRQQSAAWARVADDLAILLAVNPRRPDQAVWVDGQGAVHRTEH encoded by the coding sequence GTGAAAAGAACCCTCACCCTGCTCGCGGCGCTGGCCGTCACCATGGCCGGCGCGCATGGAAGCGATAGCAACGCGGTCGGTCAACTCCGCGCGCGTGACGCGCACGCCCTGCTGTGGCTGCCGGACGGCCGGCTGCTGTTCGGGCACCATGACGGCGTGCAGGTCAGCTCCGACCGGGGCGTCACCTGGAAGCCGCTGCTGGATAAGCCAAACTTCGACGCCATGAACCTCCAGCTGGCCGGCGATCAGATCGTCCTGGCGGGGCACGACGTGTACGCCACCTCACCCGACGGGAAGCGCTGGACCGCCCGGACCGCCAAGGGGCTGGGTGGCACTGACCTGCACGGGTACGCGGTGGACCCCAGCAACGCCAGGAGGCACTACGCGTGGGAAGCTGCGACCGGGCTGCACGGCAGCGCCGACGGGGGCCGCACCTGGAAGCGGCTCTCAGCGCGTCACCTTCCGCCAGGGGTGACGGGCATCGCTGCGGGTGCGAAAGGCAACCTGTACGCCCTGACGGCCAGTCGCGGCCTGTGGCAGTCCAGGAACGGCGGTCAGACCTTCACCGCCCTGCGCACCCCGGAGCAGCCGCTGGCCGTCACTGTAGCTGCTGATGGTGCCCTGTGGGTTGGCGGTAAGACGGGTGTGTGGCGGCAGCAGAGCGCCGCCTGGGCGCGCGTCGCGGACGACCTGGCCATTCTGCTGGCGGTGAACCCCAGACGACCCGACCAGGCGGTCTGGGTGGATGGTCAGGGAGCGGTGCACCGCACGGAACACTGA
- a CDS encoding DUF4396 domain-containing protein: protein MDMEMMSALPAWWAPAAWSYLIACIVSAVILAYDIYGRRQHQQVLAMKTVWPVSALFLGPLTLLLYARWGRAHGQNNTAGRASRMTWLLMALLPGAAASTVAHLIGVPLVFSAGWTIAGEALWAVALFILIVATLLLLWFEVLAASRQRAARPAALFLGALVTVLAFDVGMVGWMLYLHGNSLMQPITDVVFTAQMQIGMLLGMLTALPVAAWLTPKSAGTTLNSGPELQPAVQPRHR, encoded by the coding sequence ATGGACATGGAGATGATGAGCGCGCTACCCGCCTGGTGGGCACCCGCAGCTTGGAGTTACCTGATCGCTTGCATCGTATCTGCGGTCATTCTGGCGTACGACATCTACGGCCGCCGGCAGCATCAGCAGGTGCTTGCCATGAAGACTGTCTGGCCGGTCAGCGCGTTATTTTTAGGCCCGCTCACGCTCCTGCTGTATGCCCGCTGGGGCCGTGCACATGGTCAGAACAACACTGCCGGGCGCGCAAGCCGGATGACTTGGCTCCTGATGGCCCTGCTGCCAGGAGCAGCGGCCTCGACCGTCGCCCACTTGATCGGCGTGCCCCTGGTCTTCAGCGCTGGATGGACCATCGCTGGCGAAGCGTTGTGGGCGGTGGCATTGTTCATCCTGATCGTCGCTACGCTCCTGCTGCTCTGGTTCGAAGTGCTTGCCGCCTCCCGTCAGCGGGCAGCCCGCCCAGCCGCGCTGTTCCTCGGTGCCCTCGTGACGGTGCTTGCCTTTGATGTCGGCATGGTCGGTTGGATGCTGTACCTGCACGGCAACAGCCTGATGCAGCCCATCACGGACGTGGTGTTCACCGCGCAGATGCAGATCGGCATGCTGCTGGGCATGCTCACCGCCCTGCCTGTCGCCGCGTGGCTCACCCCCAAATCAGCCGGCACAACGCTGAACTCCGGACCTGAATTGCAGCCCGCCGTTCAACCCCGACACCGCTGA
- a CDS encoding cation transporter encodes MSDNDEHNLDANQAADRRILWLVLLINLAQCLAGVAVGLWASSTAVIGAALDNLADASVYGVSLYAVGRSAAIKVRAARLSGWLLIGLSVLLLAEVLRRFFGGEEPIGPAMMAMAAVNAGLNLVCLHLLKRHQGEDVNFKASAIFTSNDSLVNLAIVLSGALVMWLDSNLPDLILGLLVSAIAANGGREILAEAAEAREKAPSGTH; translated from the coding sequence ATGAGTGACAACGACGAACATAACCTCGACGCCAACCAGGCGGCTGACCGCCGAATCCTGTGGCTGGTGCTGCTGATCAACCTCGCGCAGTGCTTGGCCGGCGTTGCGGTCGGCCTCTGGGCTTCCTCGACCGCCGTGATTGGAGCAGCCCTCGACAATCTGGCAGACGCTTCGGTGTACGGCGTCAGCCTGTACGCGGTGGGCCGCTCCGCAGCCATCAAGGTACGGGCTGCGCGCCTGTCCGGCTGGCTCCTGATTGGGTTGAGCGTGCTGCTGCTCGCGGAGGTACTGCGCCGGTTCTTCGGTGGTGAAGAGCCCATAGGCCCCGCAATGATGGCTATGGCCGCAGTCAACGCCGGGCTGAACCTGGTTTGCCTGCACCTCCTCAAGCGCCATCAGGGCGAGGATGTCAATTTCAAGGCGTCCGCTATTTTCACCAGCAACGACTCCCTCGTGAACCTGGCCATCGTGCTGTCCGGCGCGCTGGTCATGTGGTTGGACTCCAACCTGCCGGACCTGATTCTCGGCCTGCTGGTGTCGGCCATCGCCGCCAATGGTGGCCGGGAAATCCTCGCTGAAGCGGCGGAGGCCCGGGAAAAGGCACCCTCCGGAACCCATTGA
- a CDS encoding class I SAM-dependent methyltransferase produces MNGSVALTPEQETLLIPLVAKARQDAWSDPILPDETAAQVLRGLGRTVPTLPVLRGDAFGLALRARQLDQWTTAFLMRQPAATVLHLGCGLDGRIDRVRPSPQVRWFDLDLPEVIALRRAVYPRTEGPGYQMIGAPVTNGQWLAQVPTDLPTLIVAEGLLMYLPEADVRQLVIRLSETFSSGELLLDALSPLGTRLGAWHPALRASGARLRWSLRDPRQLMAWAPHMTLLEHVGLLDLPGFARLRSLERLAWRTVRRIPTLREFHQLLRYRLS; encoded by the coding sequence GTGAACGGCTCCGTTGCGCTCACCCCAGAGCAGGAAACCCTCCTCATTCCGTTGGTGGCCAAGGCCCGCCAGGACGCGTGGTCAGATCCGATACTGCCCGATGAGACGGCCGCGCAGGTGCTGCGCGGCCTGGGGCGGACCGTTCCCACGCTCCCGGTGCTGCGCGGTGACGCATTCGGCCTGGCGTTGCGCGCCCGGCAACTGGACCAGTGGACCACCGCATTTCTCATGCGGCAGCCAGCGGCCACCGTCCTCCACCTGGGGTGCGGACTGGACGGCCGGATTGACCGCGTTCGTCCGTCGCCTCAGGTGCGCTGGTTTGACCTGGATCTGCCGGAAGTCATCGCGCTCCGCCGTGCGGTGTACCCCCGCACAGAAGGACCCGGGTACCAAATGATCGGAGCACCTGTGACCAATGGGCAGTGGCTGGCACAGGTTCCGACGGACCTCCCAACGCTGATCGTCGCCGAAGGCCTCCTGATGTACCTACCGGAGGCGGACGTCCGTCAGCTGGTCATACGGCTCAGCGAGACGTTTTCCTCGGGTGAGCTGCTGTTGGATGCTCTAAGTCCGCTGGGTACGCGTCTGGGCGCGTGGCACCCTGCCTTACGGGCTTCAGGAGCGCGGTTGCGGTGGAGTCTGCGCGATCCCCGTCAACTGATGGCGTGGGCACCGCACATGACACTCCTGGAGCATGTGGGCCTGCTAGACCTTCCGGGGTTCGCCCGCTTACGCTCCCTGGAGCGGCTCGCCTGGCGGACCGTGAGGCGGATTCCCACGCTACGCGAGTTCCACCAGCTGCTGCGGTACCGCCTGTCATAG
- a CDS encoding cytochrome P450, protein MTVRNRLHDSTLAFLRDGYAFILRRSERDHTDVFKTRLLLMPLTCLHGEQAAQLFYDPYRFERRGAAPARAQKTLLGEGGVQGMDGEAHRVRKQMFMSLMTSERLRDLKNFTTAQWHAAAVKWETQSQVVLLDEVQELLCRAVCRWAGVPLRAGEVSLRTADFAAMIDSAGAVGVRHWRGRVGRARAERWAAGLIAQVRAGKLKPDQISALHVIAHHRDVSGALLDEHVAAVELLNVLRPTVAVALYVVFAALALHDFPNAARQLTEGGQAAREHFVQEVRRFYPFFPFAAAKVRQDFEWRGHKFTRGQRTLLDLYGTNHDRRVWGDPETFRPERFREWNGSAHNFIPQGGGDHFQGHRCAGEWITTALMQEALHFLTEEVKYTVPPQDLRMSLRRFPARPASRFVVHDVRRSALAAG, encoded by the coding sequence ATGACGGTCCGGAACCGGTTGCACGACAGCACGCTGGCATTCCTGCGGGACGGCTACGCTTTTATCCTTCGCCGCAGCGAGCGGGACCACACCGACGTGTTTAAGACCCGGTTGCTGCTGATGCCTCTGACGTGCCTCCACGGCGAGCAAGCAGCACAGCTGTTTTATGATCCGTACCGCTTTGAGCGGCGCGGTGCAGCCCCGGCCCGCGCACAGAAAACCTTGCTGGGTGAGGGCGGCGTGCAGGGAATGGATGGGGAAGCACACCGGGTACGCAAGCAGATGTTCATGTCGTTGATGACCTCTGAACGCCTGCGTGACCTGAAGAACTTCACTACGGCCCAGTGGCATGCTGCGGCAGTGAAGTGGGAGACGCAATCTCAGGTTGTGCTGCTCGATGAGGTGCAGGAACTGCTGTGCCGCGCCGTATGTCGCTGGGCGGGCGTGCCGCTGCGGGCTGGCGAAGTCTCCCTGCGGACAGCGGATTTCGCTGCCATGATTGACAGCGCTGGTGCGGTGGGCGTCCGGCACTGGCGAGGACGGGTGGGGCGCGCGCGTGCGGAACGCTGGGCGGCAGGGTTGATCGCTCAAGTCCGCGCGGGGAAGCTCAAACCCGACCAGATCAGCGCGCTGCACGTCATCGCGCATCACCGGGACGTGTCGGGCGCGCTGCTGGACGAGCATGTCGCCGCTGTGGAGTTGCTCAATGTCCTGAGGCCCACCGTGGCCGTCGCGCTGTACGTGGTCTTCGCGGCGCTTGCCCTTCATGACTTTCCAAACGCAGCTCGGCAGCTAACTGAGGGCGGTCAGGCGGCGCGAGAGCACTTCGTTCAGGAGGTGCGGCGGTTTTATCCCTTCTTCCCCTTTGCCGCGGCGAAGGTCCGCCAGGACTTCGAATGGCGTGGCCATAAGTTCACGCGGGGACAGCGGACCCTGCTCGACCTGTACGGCACCAACCACGACCGTCGCGTCTGGGGTGACCCCGAAACGTTCCGCCCGGAGCGCTTCCGGGAGTGGAACGGCAGCGCGCACAACTTCATTCCGCAGGGCGGTGGAGATCACTTTCAGGGGCACCGCTGCGCTGGAGAGTGGATCACCACAGCGCTAATGCAGGAGGCCCTTCACTTCCTCACCGAGGAAGTGAAGTACACAGTACCGCCGCAGGATCTCCGTATGAGCCTCAGGCGCTTTCCAGCACGACCGGCCAGCCGCTTTGTGGTGCATGATGTTCGGCGCAGCGCCCTCGCGGCAGGTTGA
- a CDS encoding cytochrome c biogenesis CcdA family protein: protein MTPTFTLAFLAGLLSCLSPCVLPLLPSYVGVLGGARSPLKRALGFIAGFTLVFLALGATASTLGAYLAPHKIVLGRAGGVVMIVFGLFMLGLVRLPLLERDYRSGLAPGKTSGPLILGVAFGFGWSPCIGPVLGSVLGLAASSASLSTGVTLLGAYSLGLAVPFILIALLWQRVNLRALQRYSVGVERVGGVILVATGFLMVSDQFTRLASLTLQLMPSWLQGRL from the coding sequence GTGACGCCTACCTTCACCCTGGCCTTCTTGGCGGGGCTCTTGTCGTGTTTATCTCCCTGTGTCCTGCCGCTGCTGCCGTCGTACGTTGGTGTTCTGGGAGGCGCACGCTCACCGCTGAAACGCGCACTGGGATTTATTGCGGGCTTCACGCTGGTGTTCCTCGCGCTTGGAGCAACCGCCAGCACCTTGGGTGCCTACCTCGCACCCCATAAAATAGTGCTGGGACGTGCAGGGGGCGTGGTCATGATTGTGTTTGGCTTATTCATGCTCGGTCTGGTTCGTCTTCCTCTGCTTGAGCGGGACTACCGCAGTGGCCTGGCACCAGGCAAGACGTCTGGTCCGCTGATCCTTGGCGTGGCATTCGGGTTCGGGTGGAGTCCCTGCATTGGCCCAGTCCTGGGAAGCGTACTGGGCCTCGCAGCCAGCAGTGCCAGTTTATCAACCGGCGTGACGCTGCTCGGTGCCTACAGCCTTGGTCTAGCGGTGCCATTCATCTTGATTGCCTTGCTGTGGCAACGGGTAAATCTACGTGCCCTACAGCGCTATAGCGTAGGAGTAGAACGCGTGGGGGGTGTCATTCTGGTGGCCACGGGCTTCCTTATGGTCAGTGATCAGTTCACCCGCCTTGCCAGCCTGACCTTGCAGCTCATGCCCTCATGGCTGCAAGGTCGACTCTAA